The sequence ttgtcaTGTCATACTTCATTTCggttttgttttaaatccaaGAACAGGTGAGAATATTGTTTGATACAGGTATTTCATTGTCAACGTTTGATATCATAAAGCTGACCTAGATCAGTGGGTAGGACGTAACATTAATTCAATACCTCAGCTATTGGCCTTTCCAGTGCAGGGTGTAGGATCAGTTACCTGAAGGAACATATACAATGTACAATAAACTGGTTCAAAGCCAATTTCTTGATAAGTGAGTATATTACAGGGTACTGTACAATGTAAGCAGAGCActgttttcagaaatgacaaagaaaCTCTGGAATACAATGCAGTGGCACACActattatatgaaataaatgaattaaaataaagcaaCCCACATGTAGAGCTATCAGGTCAGATTTCATCAATAgctgaaaaaacagacaactaTGTTAAGGGGttagaatgaatgaaaaaattaaCTTGAAAATTTGATTATTAGTTTAAACATATAACTGTCATTGATACTCTTTAATTACTAGTTTATGTGAATTAAAGTAACTCTTAATGATAAGATTATTCTTTTGAAAAAATTATTGTGTTACAAATTGTGGGTAATACAAATCTATGCATTCTCTATTCCTTACTGtgataatgttatttttgtaaagtGGCTGTTAAAGTGGCTCTGGAATCTTACTTTGAAGATGAACTGTTGTTTGACCTTGAACGGTACGTCATGTGTTATACTGCACAAACATCAGTCCAAATTAAGTCTGTGTGTCATTGATTGTGGAGTTTATGTTATTGTAACATAAATATCTAGCTAGTGTCTTCTATGGCTGTGAATCTTCTCTCTACATAGTGTAACTATAGGACATGGTGCATGTAGTGAcgtggaacacacacacacacacacacacacacacacacacacacacacacacacacacacacacaaatttgcaCTAGTGGTTCATGTGCATACATGGCAGTATTTTACAATAAACAGTTTAACTACTTTATTGTggatttttaatgattttccCTCCCTTTTGCCACAAAGTTTCTACAAGTGCTTAACTATCTCTGTCTCCTCATGAACAGACTTGGATCTTCAATAACAGACTGCAGTGTTAAAATTTACAGGTCTCGACCCATAAAACTTACTGCCTGccaagcaaacacaaaacagtaaaaatagaaTGAAGTGCAGCTGTGCCTCTTCAGCGTGTTAATTATAGACATTTATTAAACGTTTATTGGTTCTAGTTAACCTTTGATTTGTCCTTTACAGATATTGGTCACAAAAAGGTAATGTTCTTTATTCTGATCCTTAGAAGTTTTTTTCAACACAGGGATAGAGGTTGTTTTAACAGTGTGTGCTTGAACATTGCAGGGctttgcctctttctctctcattaaaaaaaacactgacggatggatgaatgatttatttaattttggcTTATCGTATCACGATGACAGACGGGCTTTTTGTTCGAGGTGGTGCTGTGGCGGAAACAATACCGTGAATCAGTGCGGAGCACGGTGATCTTTGTGGCTTCAGAGAATGAAGCCGTCCTCAGAAGCGAAGTGCTGGGTGGACCCCCCTGTCGAACACAAAAGATGGATCCAGCTCAGTCTCTCATGAGTCCTTAGAGCAGCAAGGAGATATGCAATCTGACCTTTACTCTGTGCACACTGCgtttgtttatgtgtgcctGTTTGCTCGTCGCCATAGTTTTCTGACATTGTGCCCCAGTGCCAACGccccttcttctcctctcaTTCAGCAAAGCTCATGTGTCATCCTTGGCACCGGCCATATGGAGGGAATCTGTGATCGACACGCAATGCAAAACCTCTATGTAAATATAATACACTGTATTTCCTTTCCTCGAAGTGTGTGCTTTCCTGAACCCTGAGCGACAGTGCAAATGTGGTCAGGTCTTAGTGGGCTGCCGATTCGCATCTGCACAAGGGCCCTCAGGCGACACGCTGATATGTGGCAAAACTCATGAAATTTCAATTAGGGCAGACCAACATGTTGCTTCAGGAAGCCTTTGCCATTATCGCTTAATTTGTCTTCGTGAAGGATTTCGTGGTTTTGTGCAACTTTGCACTTCCATGTGGCCCCCGCCCAAACCTTTGACATGACCTTGATTGAAATAATCCTTTTCCTGCTCTAGTGTCTCAGCTGTCACGGACAGGATTGTGTTACCATATAACATTGCTACATATTACCACTGCTTCAAATTCACCCGCTAATAGAACAGCAGACAACAATGACTGACCAAGATATGACACAATGCAACACATTAACCATACGATGTGGACCTGTCACCCTACAGTTTACCCAAGCAGATGCTCCTTTTTTCTTAGCTTTGCACACAGAAGTACAGGAGATCTTCTGTCCTTTTGAGAGAACTCACTTTGAATACAATGCGCCGCCGTACAATTGCATAAAGACCTTaaagaaaactgcatttatgtaatgcttaatttcaaaaatacttttaattcACTCAAGCCTTAAATTCTCACCCCTCATCCCTCTCTTAAATAAACCAAGggttaaaaatgtacaaatttttGATCTGGTTCCTTGAGTTACTAATTTGAGAGTATCAGTGAGTAAACTGAGGTTTTGAATGGCTGAACTGAGGGTTTGAAACAGTATGTGGTTGAAAGCCTGGCATTTCAAGCGTCCTCTTTGCATGTCCTCCTCTCTTAGTGCTAAGATCTAACCCCTCCTTGCTCAGCCCTTGGCCTTGGAGGGCTGCAGGCTTTTGTTCCAGCTGGACACTTAACCATCATATTCCACTAATCATTGTCTTGATTTCACCGCTTTGGCTTTAGTCCCAAACTGAGATAATTAGCATTTTCAATAGTTGGAAATGCTGCTGGGGGTTGTAACCTTCCAGAGCTTCACAGCCCTCTCACTTAAAAGTTGCTCCTTTACACCCTCCCAATGCATAGGAGTACTCAGCAAGACCATTTAAAAATCCACCTAAGGCTTTTTAATATCATGTTCTTCCCTGACAACTGGAATTCCTCACAAAGaaaggaccaaaaaaaaaaaaacctgacacaTAGAGCCAGATAAGCGTATGTGCTTGTCGCTGTGGACAAATGCAGCGATTTGATCTCGTAGCCTCCAGTGCGAGGTATAAAAATCATTGTACTTCCTGAGAGTGTGAGTCTGCCGATGACAGGGAACCCATGTGTAGTTATAGCTGAGGGGAGAAAAGAAGAAGTGGCACCCTGTCCACACAACACAGCAATTAAATGCTGAGATTGTCCCCCATTCAGCTGTCAGTCCGAAAGCCACTTCAGTTACTGAGCGGTTGGCACCGTCCACAGCACCTCGGGGTCACATGCAGAGGAGAATAAAGGGAGAACAAGAGAACAAATGGGCCTGGACAACTGACGCGTGGGTTAAATCAAAAATCCCTAATctccacaataaaaaaaaacaatcagggGGGTTCCTGCTGTGATGGCAGCTAGCCAACAGTTGTGGGAGtccaggaaagaaaaacataacaaaataaaagacagtaTCACATCTCCTCTTCGTAGCTCATTCCAAGACAGAGATGATGTTGAAAAATTGGCACTCTCACTGCCCAGGCGGAACAGAACTGTCAGATCTGTCAGAACAGCATTCAAATTGATTAGTGTAACTGGCCACACCCtatccctcccccccctcccttaaATGAGAGTCATGTGGGTTTGATTTCGGGTAAACCTGACAGAGCCATCTCTCCCAACCCTACACTGTATCCACATGTATCTTTTCAAAAGGGATTTTGAAATTAGCTGTCTTCACACAGCATAATACTAGCCTAAGCCTTAATGACTGAGGTGAAACAGAGAAGCTTTTTTGTCAGACCTACACCCAACTGTTGCTTTCAGGGAGAACAATAGAGAAATTGCTTGTTGTGGGAATTCGGACCTCTTGTGGATTCTGACGCAAGAAATAATCCTGCCAGCATCGTGTACGCATAGCCTGACGCTTATAAAAGGGGGAAGCAGCCTGACATCTGTAAACTCCGTAGAGTTATGGTCCTCAGAGCCGCATTCATAATGAAACATGAGAACGACTGCATGAAATAATGATCTTTATCTGTATTAGGATACTGTATGGTATCCGTACAAATACAGCTTAAAAAGACCAACAATGCGGCATAATGGTTTAACAGATGGGactgtaacccaaaggctgtgGGTTAGCTTCCCAGATGGGGTACTACTGTTGCGCCCTGGAGAAATGTTCTTAAATTTGCTTCTGAATATATCTGACagtataagaataagaataagaataagaaatactttgtTAATCGCGAAGGAAATTTGAGTATAAGCCGACAAAGTGTGAAAATGCGGGCTTTGTACATGACATTAGGTAAGGAAGGAAATGATAATGATCACTTTGTCCAACAgtcagaatgtgtttgttttgaaaaggactGGCTATGCACACTGGCTTCAGTCAAGAGGGGTGGACCTCTGTCAGAAGGGTAATTTaatgatgattttaaaatgtagctaTGTGAATAGCATACCTAATCCAAAAGTGATAAAATATCCTTGCCTTTTCTATGAATTCTCTGTGAGTTATttgctgaatgctgttaaagACACAATATGCTCTGTATtgacaaaatgaatttaattctgttttcagaaCTAATGAAACTATACTTGTTAAATTTCCTGGCCCATTTATGAATATATGGTAAAGCTAAGGCCTTCTGTAAATCACTGTAAACCATAACACTTCAACTGccttgaaagaaaatgtgtccaataaactaaaaataataaaaatgaataccaTCTCagactgacacatgcacatatagcACATCCAATGTTCTGGACAACTACTTCCATTCCCCGTGGCTTTGCCCACCAATCCAGCACTTTTGGAAAtcaattacaaataaattatattacatttttggtcACAgcatccctttctctccctcccactgccTCCCTACTGACTTCTCCAACTTTGTTTTACATCTATTCCCTTTTTGTCTGACGAGCTGATTCAGCAACTGTACACATAAAGCTTGCCTCACCAAAACCTCATACGCACTTGTGCAGGAGTGCTATAGCAGGTTGATCGGAATCCCCCGATATACTCTCATTTACTAGCTATTTTTTATGCAACAAATCTCACAGTATGCCCCAGGAGAACAAAGTCTGAATGGAGGATAAGCAAAACCAATAATGTCATCTGAGGGGCTCGTAGGAACTTGCAGTCACAAGAGGGCACTACTGAGCAGCATGACAACAGGACCCTGCCCAAAAAAATGCACCCAAACCCAGCCGAATGGAGCCAATTACATCCCACCCCTGTGGAGACCCAGCTGCTGTCAGGTAATGACACAGCCCAGGCTTGAACTCGAATCTGGGCTATAAGGCATTGTCTGCGCTCCAAACAGGCACCATCACCTACCGAACAACTCAGAAGCCCGACCTCTCCATCCTCCCACCCCTAAATCAATCTAATCTACCTCTCCTTTTCCCTAACCATTGGGAAAACAGTCATTTTCTTCAACCGGCAGGATAGGAGCAAATCCTTTCCCTTCGTAACCACACTACACCATAAAATAATGGCGTACTTCTATAACGCCACTCTATGATACCACAATGGACACACCTCTTCTCCTGCCTGTCACGCTAAATAATAATTACTGGCATCTGTATGTATGTCACCCCACTGATGACCACTGTCAGCCCCATGTATGTAATCCCACTAAAACAGATCAACAACTGACAGATCAACTAATCAACACAAATCAAACTAACAAACTAAACAACTTGGCTTTATTACAGCCTATCACGGTTCTACATATGTTGACCCCATTCCTGTTCCAAACAGGTCAGGCGTTCAAGACAAACATTAGATATTAGAATGAACGAgtctattaaaatgaaaatgtggttGTCTGGTTACTGATAATCAACTGAATAAACCTAAAGAAGCCCTTATTTCTTATGAGCAGACAGTGTTGAAGACCAGAGTGATGTGTAGGCATTGATGAGCTTGAGTTGTGCTGAGCTAGTACTGAAACATCTACACCTCTTGAGTGTACATGAGGAAGTAGCTAATGTTACAGTTTTCCCCATAacccaaaaagagaaaaaaataaagggcAGGTCTATAAGCTAGTAAAGCTTATTCTATAACACTGTGAATGATGAACtggtgctgaaatgaaatggttgGGGCAGATAATGATAATATCTATATAAGGATTAAATATAATGGTGGAAGTTTTTCCTTACAGTTATCCAAAGGTACCTTTAGGCACATTTCTAAATAACAAATAATGGTATTCTTTTTTACTCTCTACTGCTGAAATGTCCCCTTGTTACTTttgatacatatttaaaaatgagaagaatGCCCATGAGCTGAATTAGTTTTAATGAGGGTTTAAAAAAGTAAGTGTCATAACAGAAGTGTTTGCTCTGGGTAAATTGGTCTTTTCATTTGGGTGTCAGTTAAAGTAGCTTGAGAAACTCTCATCAACCTGTCAAGTCTTCCGTTATTCTGGCACTGGTAATATAATTCCTCTCTGATGTTTAGTAATGTTTAGtcataaacaataataaaacaataacattgacatttgattttttaattttacaaaataagtGTAAATTTAAAACCAATTTATGTAATAAGGGCTtatgaatgtgaaataataatCAGTGGTCACTATTTAGAAATTAAATTGTATaacaattctctctctctctctctctctctctatatatatatatatatatatatatatatatatatatataaagcatCCTAATACCTATAATGAAATAAGGGTTGTAACAGCCTCCTGTCACTTAATATTCTATTTAAGGAACccttcaaaatacaaaacacttcaaaatattacaaaaatatataatgttcaTAAAGCTTAAGGGTTATACAGCTCACAGAAGGTCAAAGTCTTCAATTTGTTAAAAGATGAATATTTGGTCGTAGTCCAATAGCTCAAGGACACAATcataatttattacaaaacatgCATATTCACTTCAGAAGTGAAACTCTTGTGCAATGACAGAAGATCAATGACATCTTCtgatgtattaaaaaaaaacccttgggTTATCAGATTAAGACTTCATTTGAGTTCTCAGGATCACCTTTGGGTCGAAATAAAGGCCACACTGGTATTGTTATGGAGACCGTAAACAAAGACCACCGGGGTATTATGTATGCTCCCCAAGGAACCAGTGCTTACTTCATTAAGTTTCATATCAGAATGCCAAGGGGATCTGTACTTTAAGCAAAATCACAAAGCCATCTGGCCATTGTGACTTTGAAGGTGATGTGTTGGGTTTCAGCATTTGCCTTCAGGGAAGGTCCATGGCACCTTATCCACAAAAGTGAATTGTTCCCACAAAGTGGACTGGAGCGACCACGCCAAACTGCATTGACCTTGTTTCTGTCCAATCCCAGTGAGCTGCTCTCAGTATAAAACCAGCATATGTCCCCATAGACTTGCAAGGCAGTGGATAACCTTACAAAGTCCAGGGAAGAAGTGACAGAGACAAGGTGCGTACAGTTCTCCAATACCTCATTTTTTGCGTTTGAGGACTCTCTATCACATCGCTCTTGGTCTTGATCTGTAAACTCACAGAGGACACTATCACAGTGACTGCCtgattttaattgcaattttttaTGCACGTGCAGATACGTACGCAGGGAGAATGAACACGATGCATTTTGTCAGCTTCTTCATTTTCACCTTGGTGTTCATCAAAAGCAGCCAGTCTTTGAATTCGACTGACTGTGGCTCAAACTACAGACGCCCAGGTACAGCTCTCATCTCCTCAGTAGTTCACTAAATCGACTTTGAAGCTTGGCCTTGGAAAATGCTGAATTTCTTTGTTGTAAAATCAATTCAGATGGCTTGACACGTTAACAGAGATTTGCTAATTACTTGACAGTCAAAATCAATCTTGTACATTTCCAAGGCATGTTTTCAGGAGTGGAAGAGTTGGGACTCTTGTGTGTTGATTTAGGCTGAAAGCGGACAGGAAGTAAAGACAGTGTAAGGACAGTGAAAGGGAAAAGCATGTGAAGTCCTGAGGGCCCTTGCGGCTCTGACTTGTGCGTAAGCGCAGCTGTGGACCGGCTGAAAGTCGAGATGAGCTCGGCTCGGACTCCACTGTAATGTGTATCCGAACGCTGCTTTTGGTAACGGCCTCTCTTGCTTTACCAGAGTACACTGACATTTCGGTGGACTGTGGGACCACCACCATCGGCCTGGCTATTCTTGTGTGTCCAGTCATATACACGGGCTACAATGAGTCCCTGCTGGTTCTGAACAGCATCATGAACGACCCGGGCTGCAAGGGGACTCTGGACAACTCCGTCACACCCCCAGTTGTGCGATTCAGATTCCCCCTGAACCAGACCAGTGCCTGCGGCAGCATTTTCCGGGTGAGTTGGGAGTATGGGGAGAGGGGGCCCGTGCTAGCAGTGGCCTGTGCGCCAGAGGGTTATGAGTGTGAACCCTGGGTGGGGACTCTACTGCCGAACCCTCAGAGTTTACCTGTGTTTTGCCAGTGAAAAAAGAACTAAGCAAATGGTGATTGAAAATGGGATACAGAGCTGTCTGCTTGCCTATGTTGTACCCCAGTATCAACCCACAGTACTGTCAATAAGCGCATATGCCTCAAAATGTACTGCATGTCTGAGTCATATCACTGGCTTCCCTCTCTgggtaggtgtgtgtgattggatTTCTTTTGGTGTCCAGCAATATTCAATAGTAAAAATGCCCTAAAGCAAATACAATTTGGTCGACTGATCAATCTTTTAACAGCTCGATTTTTCACAACCTCTGCTGTCCCTGTATCCTCCAGACAACCAGCGCGCCCGGCACTGGGATATTCTCAGACTTCTCCAACATCCAGACGGTCAACATCAGTGGCGTGGTTCGATCGAATGACCCCACCACAGGAACTGTGACCTACAATGCAGAGCTAAAGTATTTTTACTCGTGTGCCTACCCACTGGAGTACCTCATCAACAACACACGGATTGATGTGTAAGTTTTTCTTATAATGTTCTGTCATACCCTTCtgcttttatatttaatattcctCTCTTGCCATGATTTCTAATTATGCCTTTACACGAGACAGCATACTGTATTTAGATGAGATTTTACTGCGGTATACATACTTACTTACTAGATATTGGCTATAAAGACAATTACATGTGTAGAGAACAGGTAACAGTGCACACCAAACAGGACATAAAATTTGAAATAGACTGTCAAGTAATGGACTTGGTCCATCATGGAGCTGCCTCAAAAGTATAGAATGGAGCCataaagtgtgatttttttcattcccaaaTTATTTTCAGCAGGGGAAAAACTGGGTGGTAGTGTGGTGAGTCTCAGACTCAAGGGCTCACGTACGATTAATGGACACATATTGGATTTTGTTTTGTCCAGGTGTTGAGTTTGATTGAGATGCTATTGCGCTCACTGCAGCTCTTTATGTCAACAGACAGTAAGTCCCAGCATGAACTGGCATTATCAAAGAGCGCTGCATGGCAAAATGGTGCTTGCACGTCCTAGGACCCTTGTGCCGTGCTCTCTGGCAGGGGCCCGTTGTCATGCTGGTGCTAGGCTTACTCTTTGAACGCAGTCTGCTCAACTCCTGTGATGCCTAATTGACCTGTCTGCGCGAAATGCCCATGGGCGACAATTCCAGAGTTTACTAGACGACGCTTCTCTCACATCTCcgatctccctctctctcacccccccacaGGTCGGCCTCCTCCATTGCGGTGAAGGACAACAATGGGAGCTTCATCAGCACTCTCAGCCTCCAGCTGTACAAGGTAAGCCAACCCAGCGGCGACGGAGCCCCAGCCAAACTGCCAGCCCAGATAGCGTTACACGGCTGACAGACAGGGGCGAAGGCCCGCCGGCCAAGCGACGCAGACGCTCCGCAAGCACGAGATTAATCTCTTAAGTTTGCGAGGCGAGCGGGTGCAACACGATGCTATTCAGAGGCCGATTAATCACTGGCGTGAAGAAAGAGATCCGCCGGCACGCCAGGGCTCGCGCTCCATGGCGATTACCCTCCTGAACCCTGCAGCGTGCCGCCTTTATCTGCGGACAAGATAACACGCATTGTCTCTTATCTCCTTTAACCCACTCAGGACGCAAACTACACCTCCCCGCTGGTGATCCCACCCCTGGGCATTGAGCTGCGGACGAACGTCTACGTGCAAGTCAAGGCCACCAACCTGACCTCCCAGTAAGACTCTTGTTTCTTATTGTGGGTCACTGATCCTGGGAGTGAGCCTCGGAACACGTAGGCCCCCGATGGCAGCGGAAGGCTGAAAAGCTTTTCTGTCCGCCCACAGGTACTATGTGCTTCTGGACAGATGCTACGCCTCCACATCGCCGCACCCCACGAACTCAACCTTTTTCAACCTCTTTGTCTCGTAAGTCTATATGCTACGATGGAACACAGCCCAGCGAATAGTCTGACTGTGCCACTGTTCTCATTATAGTGCAGCGCAGAAAACCTTACTGGTAGTCAACCCCAACCATTGATTGCTGATATGAAAGCCTCTGCATTAAAAAACTGATTAAGACTCGGAGTGAATaggaaaaaagcacataaaaataacacactaTTATTGGTTCTTGGTGCATACTTGTAATATCTAATTTATTTAAAGGTGCTCAAAAGACCAGCTGACTACCATGCGTGAGAATGGAGAGAGCCAGAACGCTCGGTTCTCCTTTCCGGCCTTCCGTTTCATCGAGCAGCAGAACGAGACTGTCTCCACCTACTACCTGCACTGCATCACCAGGCTCTGTGAGAGGAGTACCTGCAGTACATTCAAGGTGAGGTCACTGCGAATACCTTTCTGTATGGCCCACACAtgtgtcaaacacacagcctcagtCACCTGATAAACACACCATCATTTCACAGCAACTCCCTCACTGGCCTAATGTATAACACagtatttcaaaacacatttaagtaTGAAGGTCTGAGTTCTGGCTTCTGTCCAAAGAAAcagtttttattgtattaaacACATTCAGAGGAACAAACTCTGTATGCTGAAAGCGTATGAAATACATCCTGCTGACAGGTTTTTTCTGTATCTGGAATTCTTATGATCATACTTAATATTTAAACTCCTGAATCCTTGATTTTCTCTGCTTTAATTCACAGCAATGcaacaggaggaagaggagcgtGGAGGCCACCACGCCCATGCCGGATGGCGTGTCGGGTTCCACCACCGTCACTTCCCCACCCATCATCACCAAAACAGAGAGCAGTATGTGTCTCTACCTTTCCTCTCTCTAcacctccagcacagagcagttcCACCCCAGCCCCCTGCCACACTAAAAACTCCCCCAGTGTTGCCCCCAGGACACTTCTGCCTGGACTATTGCATCACTCTGCCACAGGTGTCCTCCCAGTCTTCTTCCTGTTCACTGCCATTGATTCAGGAACATGGTGTACTTGGAGTCTCCTCTCACTGACTGTTCCCATGTTATTCCACTACTTCCAGTTCCTTCTTTTCACAAAACGCTTGAGGCTCTACCCAGGCTCTCTTGCACTTCTAACCGTCTCCTGTGGTCCCTCTAATACCCACAGCCCAATTGTCCTCACTCTTTGCCCCCTCTTGGGGA comes from Megalops cyprinoides isolate fMegCyp1 chromosome 3, fMegCyp1.pri, whole genome shotgun sequence and encodes:
- the LOC118774092 gene encoding zona pellucida-like domain-containing protein 1, whose product is MNDPGCKGTLDNSVTPPVVRFRFPLNQTSACGSIFRTTSAPGTGIFSDFSNIQTVNISGVVRSNDPTTGTVTYNAELKYFYSCAYPLEYLINNTRIDVSASSIAVKDNNGSFISTLSLQLYKDANYTSPLVIPPLGIELRTNVYVQVKATNLTSQYYVLLDRCYASTSPHPTNSTFFNLFVSCSKDQLTTMRENGESQNARFSFPAFRFIEQQNETVSTYYLHCITRLCERSTCSTFKQCNRRKRSVEATTPMPDGVSGSTTVTSPPIITKTESILASKEEALSGSDGGSNSVGLGITVGVLALACIVLVGMGTFFYKRMKHPGSSKMLHN